The DNA window CCGCAGGAAGAAATTTGCCAATGTTTTCAAAAAGAACTTAAGCGGTCTCCTGCCGGGGCGCGGGGCGTGTGCGCCTGCTTCCGGTGGTTGCGGCGAGGCCTCCACCACCGGCTAATCTCCTGCGCGCCTCCGGCACACAGAGGGTGTCAACCTTTCTTGCAATTCTTCGCCTGCGTAACATCAGTTAGTTAGTTAAGGTAAAGGGTAGCAAAGTGCTTGGCCTAAGAAAAATAAAAGGAGGAAGGCACGCCCTTCCTCCTTTTATTTTTCTCTTTCGGTCAACTCTTATCGTAAAGCGGTCGCCACATAGCTCATCGGGTTGACCGGGCGATCTTGCAAGCGTACTTCGTAATGGCAATGCGGGGCAGTCGAGCGGCCTGTGCTGCCGACGGCGCCAATCTGTTTGTTGCGCGTTACGTGATCGCCGACTTGCGCGTCAATGCGTGACATATGCGCGTAACGAGTGGTGACGCCATAACCGTGATCCACCACGACCACGTTGCCGTAGCCGCCATGCACACCAGCAAAGATGACGATTCCGTCCGCCGTGGCATTGATCCCTGTACCAAACGGCGCCGAAATATCCAAGCCCGGATGCGTTTCAACGCCGCCGCCGCCAAACGGGTTCGAGCGCGCGCCAAACCCGTCTGTGATATAGCCGCGCACCGGCCAGCCGCTGGGCGTGGAGGCCAGTTTGACTTGATTCTTGTCAAACACATCTTTCAGTTGCCGCAACTGCAATTCGAGCGAAGAGGTGGTCTGTTCCAGATCCGGGATGTCATTGCCGCTGGGGCCGCCCGCGCCCATCGTGGCGGTCGAAGCTGGCAAGAGGCCGGATACTTCAGCCAATTTCCGCGAGGTCGTCTCAATGGCGGCCAGCCGACCTTGCATCCGATCCATGTTGGTTTTGACTTCGTCGTTCTCCCCGCGCAAACGGCGGTTTTCGTTTTGCATCAGATTGAGCTTGGCTACGACATAAGCGTGCTGTGAAAGCTTATAAGCGCCGTAAGCAATGGTTAAAAAACCAACGGCGGCAAAACCGAGAATGACGTAAAGGGCGTTATGTGGGACTGCAAATTTTCGTAAAGGGGAGCTAGCCGTCGGCGCAAACACAAAGGTGTAGAAGCGCTTTTCTTCGTTCATCGCATAGACTCCTTGACAAGGCAGTATTTACTCCAAAGCTTTGCTGACTTGTCCAAATGTCTTCCAGTGATAATGATTAGGATTGTTCTTTGAACGACTACGATAAAGTCACGCAGAATTACGTTGGGGCGTAAAAGCTGTGTGCTTGTGTTGTAACAGTGGGCAAGGCTAGCACAGCCCCTTTCGGCTTTTCAACCAACGATACAGTGTAATTTCAGGCGGGACGTGGTAAGCCAAATTATATCTGTCTTTAAGCCAGATTAAATTCACTATTCAAGCGGCCAGCCGCGCGCTTTTGGGCTGACCAATTCAATGGCTTTCCGGTGCGGTTCAGGCCTGCCAGACCCTAACTTCCCACGCGTGGCGGCATCTGTTAGACTGCCTGTCGTTGAAAAGCTGCCTGACCGCGCATTCGAAATCCACTGGATCACAAGAAAGAGGTAGGAAGTTATGAATCGCAAGTTGCAATGGTTGGCTGTTAGTGTCGCCGTGGCGCTGTTGCTGTGTTTATTGACGCCGCTCGTGCTAGAGCATCGCGCCTCGGCGCAGGCGGGCCGCCAGTCCGGCAAGACGAACAAGAAAAATCCGGGGGCCAGTGGGGAAAGCGACGAGCAGAAAAAAGAAGAGCAGAAGGTGGATAAGACCGCCCCCACCGCCGCCGTCACCATTAGCACCGACGTCGTCAACGTCGAAGCTGTCGTTTATAACAAAAAGACCGGCGCCGTCATTCGCGGGCTGAAAAAAGAAGATTTCGAAATTTACGAAGACGGAATTAAGCAGGAGGTCGAAAACTTTGCCACGCCCGAAGCGCCCGTGACGATGGTGCTGTTATTGGAATACAGCAAATTGATTGATGTGCTGGGCAGCCCGGCGGGCGGTTACTTTGAATATGGCCGCGTCGAGATTTTGCGGCCCGCCTATGAGTTTGTCTCGCGCTTTGTGCAACCCAAAGATTTTATCTCGGTGGTGGCGTTTGATATTCGCCCCACGCCCATTGTGGATTTCACCGACGACAAAAATAAGCTGATGGGCGCGATTCAATTGCTCATTCGCAACAATCCGGCCTTTAGCGAGAGCAATTTCTTCGACGCGCTGAAATTCGTCTTGCGCGGCGGCAAGGGCGATGCGGTCGTGCTGGAAGAGGGCAAGCAACAGACCGATAAAAAAGGGCAGGCGGATTATGCCGGCCTTTATGAAGTCAACGCGCGCACGGCCATTCTCTACATCGGCTCTGGTCTCGACACGTTCAGCAAAATCAATTTTGACGAGGCGCGCAAGATCGTCGAAAACTCTGGCGTTCCTATCTAT is part of the Acidobacteriota bacterium genome and encodes:
- a CDS encoding VWA domain-containing protein; translation: MNRKLQWLAVSVAVALLLCLLTPLVLEHRASAQAGRQSGKTNKKNPGASGESDEQKKEEQKVDKTAPTAAVTISTDVVNVEAVVYNKKTGAVIRGLKKEDFEIYEDGIKQEVENFATPEAPVTMVLLLEYSKLIDVLGSPAGGYFEYGRVEILRPAYEFVSRFVQPKDFISVVAFDIRPTPIVDFTDDKNKLMGAIQLLIRNNPAFSESNFFDALKFVLRGGKGDAVVLEEGKQQTDKKGQADYAGLYEVNARTAILYIGSGLDTFSKINFDEARKIVENSGVPIYVIGTGNLFLKLYDQALDPGRGTNINGIPLDRMTMLQAQNTLKTFATSTGGQYFPITFSGEIPSTLQSISALVRNQYSLGYIPTNTRKEGKRRKIQVKANLGDKIDPKLIVIQHRQTYVEAKETK
- a CDS encoding M23 family metallopeptidase, producing MNEEKRFYTFVFAPTASSPLRKFAVPHNALYVILGFAAVGFLTIAYGAYKLSQHAYVVAKLNLMQNENRRLRGENDEVKTNMDRMQGRLAAIETTSRKLAEVSGLLPASTATMGAGGPSGNDIPDLEQTTSSLELQLRQLKDVFDKNQVKLASTPSGWPVRGYITDGFGARSNPFGGGGVETHPGLDISAPFGTGINATADGIVIFAGVHGGYGNVVVVDHGYGVTTRYAHMSRIDAQVGDHVTRNKQIGAVGSTGRSTAPHCHYEVRLQDRPVNPMSYVATALR